A genomic segment from Peribacillus sp. ACCC06369 encodes:
- a CDS encoding metal-sensitive transcriptional regulator — MEYDKQMKNRVKRIEGQLRGILKMMEENKDCRDVVTQLSATRSAIDRTIGVIVSSNLVECVREANETGEKNPEELVKEAVNLLVKSR; from the coding sequence ATGGAATATGATAAGCAGATGAAAAATAGAGTGAAGCGAATTGAAGGTCAGCTTCGTGGGATATTGAAAATGATGGAGGAAAACAAAGATTGTAGAGATGTAGTAACGCAGTTATCTGCCACTAGATCCGCTATCGATAGGACAATTGGGGTTATTGTAAGTTCCAATCTCGTAGAATGCGTTCGTGAGGCTAATGAAACCGGAGAAAAGAATCCCGAAGAGCTAGTCAAAGAAGCTGTGAATTTATTAGTGAAAAGTCGGTAA
- a CDS encoding SRPBCC family protein → MSEGVHSIILPVPIKTVWGFVSVIDRWAPLVPGYINHVMINDGTLIWEFKSDLGLMKKKIKLEVNILEWNEPDKVTFKLKGLNEKFDGHGYFLAEQCGNGQTKMTGCLAISAKGAKAPIVNALLKTYVPQMTIEFSEAVAQSLLVEK, encoded by the coding sequence TTGTCAGAAGGTGTGCATAGTATCATATTACCTGTTCCAATAAAAACAGTATGGGGATTTGTCAGTGTCATAGATCGTTGGGCACCTCTTGTCCCAGGATATATCAATCATGTGATGATAAATGATGGGACACTTATATGGGAGTTTAAAAGCGATTTGGGATTAATGAAAAAGAAAATTAAACTTGAAGTGAATATATTGGAATGGAACGAACCCGATAAGGTAACATTTAAACTTAAGGGATTAAATGAAAAATTTGATGGGCATGGTTATTTTCTTGCAGAACAGTGCGGAAATGGACAGACTAAAATGACTGGTTGCCTGGCTATCTCGGCAAAAGGAGCTAAAGCTCCTATAGTAAATGCTTTGTTAAAAACCTATGTTCCCCAAATGACGATCGAGTTTTCTGAGGCTGTTGCACAGAGTCTTCTTGTAGAAAAATAG
- a CDS encoding DUF4309 domain-containing protein, with product MNRFIRSFTFLMLAFFMFSGQAVFASSASISSQSTPDLLIRQIMGLAYESQQSINSKPFSVGDSLKKVEKEWGTPEDLSTVAANYWSRNVRFLYDGSTGRKTITAIEDFDPQLQTIHLSKMKGLIGEPVSEEEQEGMYYVTYTDYVNYKVVFVFESAWINPDPKLNMYTVEFASD from the coding sequence GTGAATCGTTTTATCCGAAGCTTTACATTTCTAATGCTGGCATTTTTCATGTTTAGTGGGCAGGCTGTTTTTGCTTCTTCAGCTTCAATATCATCACAGTCCACGCCAGATCTCTTGATTAGGCAGATCATGGGATTAGCCTATGAATCCCAACAATCCATTAACAGTAAACCATTTTCTGTAGGTGATTCGTTGAAGAAAGTGGAAAAAGAATGGGGTACACCGGAAGATTTAAGTACTGTTGCAGCTAATTATTGGAGCCGTAATGTCCGATTTCTCTATGACGGCTCAACAGGTAGAAAAACGATTACCGCAATTGAGGATTTTGATCCGCAATTGCAAACGATTCATTTATCTAAGATGAAGGGATTGATTGGTGAACCTGTAAGTGAAGAGGAGCAAGAAGGAATGTATTATGTCACTTATACAGATTACGTAAATTATAAAGTGGTCTTCGTGTTTGAGAGCGCCTGGATTAACCCTGATCCAAAATTGAATATGTATACGGTAGAATTTGCGTCCGATTAA